The following proteins are encoded in a genomic region of Nonomuraea muscovyensis:
- a CDS encoding glycerol-3-phosphate dehydrogenase/oxidase, whose amino-acid sequence MIRLPERKARSETKNAIRRTPLRLDRREQLDRLACRPVDVLVVGGGVTGCYTALDAATRGLSVALVERDDFASGTSSKSSKMVHGGLRYIEQGNLPLVRRSLLERQRFRRNAPHLVQRLPFVFPVLTQDGVFDARIAKAFEGLLWTYDLAGGWRIGRLHRRLTVPEVLVRAPRLRADRLKGGLLYYDSRTDDARLTLTIARTAAHFGATVLNGADCRALIREGGRVRGATVEVDGREVDVRAGVVINATGVWSDTLDGLSDPGHRPRVRPAKGVHIMVPWTRLPVDGTVTVPIPGRARRATCTRWGDVVVVGTTDTDYGGCLDEVLCTREEMDYLLDGANTAFDADLGPADVIGSMAGLRPLVGGKEGATLDMSRDHRVSTDAHGLVTVTGGKLTTSRHMGELVVDEALKVLGRRARCRTARLPLLGGAGYDAEATSATGGVGAHLGERYGTEARFVADLFAEDPSLIEPIIEGAGHLRAEVVYAARCELARTVDDVLSRRTRMRLFARDLSVKAAPEVGRLLQRELGLSDEEVARQVDDYVSGVEREKTVLMEGLS is encoded by the coding sequence GTGATCCGGCTTCCCGAACGCAAGGCGAGATCGGAGACGAAGAACGCCATCCGCCGCACCCCGCTACGGCTCGACCGCCGCGAGCAGCTCGACCGGCTCGCCTGCCGGCCCGTCGACGTCCTCGTCGTCGGCGGCGGCGTCACCGGCTGCTACACCGCGCTGGACGCCGCCACCCGCGGCCTGTCCGTCGCGCTGGTCGAACGGGACGACTTCGCCTCCGGCACCTCGTCCAAGTCGTCGAAGATGGTGCACGGCGGCCTGCGCTACATCGAGCAGGGCAACCTGCCGCTGGTCCGGCGCTCGCTGCTCGAACGCCAGCGGTTCCGCCGCAACGCGCCGCACCTGGTGCAGCGGCTGCCGTTCGTCTTTCCCGTGCTCACCCAGGACGGCGTCTTCGACGCGCGCATCGCCAAGGCCTTCGAGGGCCTGCTGTGGACCTACGATCTGGCCGGAGGGTGGCGGATCGGACGGCTGCACAGGCGGCTCACCGTGCCGGAAGTCCTCGTCCGCGCCCCGCGCCTGCGCGCCGACCGGCTCAAGGGCGGCCTGCTCTACTACGACAGCCGCACCGACGACGCGCGTCTGACCCTGACCATCGCGCGGACCGCCGCGCACTTCGGGGCGACCGTGCTGAACGGCGCCGACTGCCGCGCGCTCATCCGCGAGGGCGGCCGGGTGCGCGGCGCCACCGTCGAGGTCGACGGCCGGGAGGTGGACGTACGCGCCGGGGTGGTGATCAACGCGACCGGGGTCTGGTCGGACACCCTCGACGGGCTGTCGGACCCCGGCCACCGGCCCCGCGTCCGCCCCGCGAAGGGCGTGCACATCATGGTGCCGTGGACCCGGCTGCCGGTGGACGGCACCGTGACCGTGCCCATCCCCGGCCGGGCCCGCCGCGCCACCTGCACCCGGTGGGGCGACGTGGTCGTGGTCGGCACGACCGACACCGACTACGGGGGTTGCCTGGACGAGGTGCTGTGCACCCGCGAGGAGATGGACTACCTCCTCGACGGCGCCAACACCGCCTTCGACGCCGACCTCGGCCCGGCCGACGTGATCGGCTCGATGGCGGGGCTGCGGCCCCTGGTCGGCGGCAAGGAGGGCGCCACCCTCGACATGAGCCGCGACCACCGCGTCTCGACGGACGCGCACGGGTTGGTCACCGTCACCGGCGGCAAGCTCACCACCAGCCGTCACATGGGCGAGCTGGTGGTCGACGAGGCGCTGAAGGTGCTCGGCCGCCGGGCCCGCTGCCGGACGGCGCGGCTGCCTCTGCTCGGCGGCGCCGGCTACGACGCGGAGGCCACCTCGGCCACCGGGGGAGTGGGCGCCCACCTTGGCGAGCGGTACGGAACAGAAGCGCGTTTCGTGGCCGACCTCTTCGCCGAGGACCCGTCCCTCATCGAGCCGATCATCGAGGGCGCCGGCCACCTGCGCGCCGAGGTGGTCTACGCGGCCCGGTGCGAGCTGGCGCGGACCGTCGACGACGTGCTGTCACGCCGCACCCGGATGCGGCTGTTCGCCCGTGACCTGTCGGTGAAGGCGGCCCCGGAGGTCGGCCGGCTGCTCCAGCGGGAGCTGGGCCTGTCCGACGAGGAGGTCGCCCGCCAGGTCGACGACTACGTCTCCGGCGTCGAGCGGGAGAAGACCGTACTGATGGAAGGACTCTCATGA